A genomic stretch from Desulfotignum balticum DSM 7044 includes:
- a CDS encoding sensor histidine kinase produces the protein MAHLQTLENGSAYLPKIFQGNRNVRKMLIGVILATVFCLGVTAYLDMQAARHLGNMARKQFNDQQMVIARHIRRQVESELSFVGKELARAGDILSRENGRIVPARPALEPLFSRLLEKSVFRINIRMPDQPQVHSFGYPRQWQIRAPEPDFLSSLTLPPEPSGLFFSDPVHQSPVHQSGNIHIQMAWQVADINLILIAELDISRFLGRFLDDVRSGSTGYAWVIDGNGIFLYHPYTRFIGKSAFSAREKRDTGLTHHAIAFIQENHMLAGHTGTGSYTAGWHRGLTGNIEKLIAYCPITIPGTPAGTWSVAVVAPVSEIDGYINQAAAWRFLLHALVLFVVVVSGSVLLFREIRWTNRLEDKVAQRTHDLQRSEEKYRSVVESAEDFIFTLDQDGRFQSMNSFTASFFGGRPEEFIHRSIDQVLNKPSSQKHLKMLDLVFRHQKSVRNEFTLQAGEHDLWVSANFMPIRNESGRVESVLCIARDVTNEKNLERQLINTEKLASLGTLAAGVAHEINNPLGVILGFTDLLVRKTAKDSQAYEDLKTIERQGIHCKQIVENLLRFARFGEGNTASCDVNDAIREVINIVRHTLEMESIDLNIELDDTMPLVCGDSRELQQVFLNLINNACAAMKQGGILTIQSRFISNGNKSEIKIQDTGHGISSKHIDRIFEPFFTTKPEGEGTGLGLSVTYGIVSKYGGIIDCKSAPAGFQNEANTAHGTLFTIKLPVFNKEI, from the coding sequence TTGGCACACTTGCAAACATTGGAAAACGGGTCCGCGTATCTTCCGAAGATATTTCAGGGAAACCGAAATGTCCGAAAGATGCTTATCGGTGTGATCCTTGCCACTGTGTTCTGTCTGGGGGTCACTGCTTATCTGGATATGCAGGCGGCCCGGCACCTTGGAAATATGGCCAGAAAGCAGTTCAATGATCAGCAGATGGTCATTGCCCGGCACATCCGGCGACAGGTGGAATCGGAGCTGTCATTTGTCGGCAAAGAACTGGCACGTGCCGGCGACATCCTTTCCCGGGAAAACGGCCGGATCGTTCCGGCCCGGCCCGCCCTGGAACCATTGTTCTCCCGGCTGCTGGAAAAAAGTGTTTTCCGCATTAATATCCGGATGCCGGATCAACCCCAGGTTCATTCGTTCGGATATCCGCGCCAGTGGCAAATCCGTGCCCCCGAACCGGATTTCCTGTCTTCTTTGACATTGCCGCCGGAACCATCCGGTCTCTTTTTTTCCGATCCCGTTCATCAATCCCCCGTTCATCAATCCGGGAATATACATATCCAGATGGCTTGGCAGGTGGCAGATATCAATCTGATTTTGATTGCCGAACTGGATATCAGCCGGTTTCTGGGCCGGTTTCTGGATGATGTCCGTTCCGGCAGCACGGGCTACGCCTGGGTGATTGACGGCAACGGCATTTTTTTATATCACCCCTACACCCGGTTTATCGGCAAAAGCGCGTTTTCAGCAAGGGAAAAACGGGATACCGGTCTGACCCATCACGCCATCGCCTTTATTCAGGAAAACCATATGCTGGCCGGTCACACCGGGACGGGTTCCTATACGGCCGGATGGCACCGGGGATTGACGGGAAATATTGAAAAACTGATCGCCTATTGCCCCATTACCATACCGGGCACACCCGCCGGCACCTGGTCTGTCGCCGTGGTGGCACCTGTTTCCGAAATCGACGGTTACATCAACCAGGCCGCTGCCTGGCGATTTCTGCTCCATGCACTAGTTCTTTTTGTGGTGGTCGTATCCGGAAGCGTCCTGCTTTTCAGAGAAATCCGATGGACCAACCGGCTGGAAGATAAAGTGGCGCAACGGACCCATGACCTGCAACGGTCGGAAGAAAAATACCGGTCTGTAGTGGAAAGTGCGGAAGATTTTATTTTTACCCTGGACCAGGACGGCCGGTTCCAGTCCATGAACAGTTTTACCGCCAGTTTTTTCGGAGGAAGGCCTGAAGAGTTCATTCACCGCAGCATCGACCAGGTCCTTAACAAGCCTTCTTCCCAAAAACATTTAAAAATGCTGGACCTGGTTTTCCGTCACCAGAAAAGCGTGAGAAATGAATTTACCTTGCAGGCCGGCGAACATGACCTCTGGGTCAGTGCCAATTTCATGCCCATCCGCAATGAATCCGGCCGGGTGGAATCCGTACTGTGCATTGCCAGGGATGTCACCAATGAAAAAAACCTGGAACGACAGCTCATCAACACGGAAAAACTGGCTTCCCTGGGAACCCTGGCCGCCGGCGTGGCCCATGAGATCAACAACCCTTTGGGCGTGATCCTTGGGTTCACTGACCTGCTGGTGAGAAAAACCGCCAAAGACTCCCAGGCGTATGAAGATCTGAAAACCATTGAAAGACAGGGCATACACTGTAAACAAATTGTGGAAAACCTGCTGCGGTTCGCCCGTTTCGGAGAAGGAAACACGGCCAGTTGCGATGTCAACGACGCCATCCGGGAGGTGATCAACATCGTGCGCCATACCCTGGAAATGGAATCCATCGATCTGAACATCGAACTGGATGACACCATGCCTCTGGTTTGCGGGGATTCCAGGGAATTGCAGCAAGTGTTTTTGAATCTGATCAACAATGCCTGTGCCGCCATGAAACAGGGAGGTATTCTGACGATTCAATCCAGATTTATATCAAACGGGAACAAGTCGGAAATCAAGATTCAGGACACTGGCCATGGTATTTCCTCAAAACATATCGATCGGATTTTCGAACCGTTTTTCACCACCAAACCCGAAGGAGAAGGCACGGGCTTAGGCCTGTCCGTCACCTATGGCATT